The following coding sequences are from one Salvia hispanica cultivar TCC Black 2014 chromosome 3, UniMelb_Shisp_WGS_1.0, whole genome shotgun sequence window:
- the LOC125211468 gene encoding probable disease resistance protein At1g58602, with translation MEVLASVVELLGEVLVHKINFLRTVRGKVELLKDELERIQCYLKDANQKQADSEGVRNWISQLREVALDSRDVVEMFILKIESKSRLGKYSTFPKHMHYVNKVGKEIDAIQERLQAIHKNRENYGLRDLEDESESVSGSRVESWRRMPVWQKDEHFVGVADDMHKLLQESINEEREGLSIAVIEGMGGIGKSTLARKIYNDVSGRFDCRCWAVVSSGFDPRETVKQLIMQLPRSQRLRDEIRKIEKSTKDARYLLEKLQEMLYEQLKGKTYFIVLDDIWEIEHWESLRYAFPDKPDKPSRLLITTRNKTIANYGDYALEMKVLGHDESWELFVKKAFIHAKPPQCPEELEPIGREIVEKCNGLPLAITVVGGLLVEPHTKRKWEEVLKQVNSHHKRSESRISTILELSYQNLSPLLKSCFLRLACFKEDADISVKRLIHIWIGHGLIHHEGGRTLDEIARGYLDELINRNMVQIKDLTLDGRVRNCHLHDLFREVCLEKAKDELGFEIIEKGKGKGKQEEEEAKTRMTKPRHRVLYGQNLDTVSRDHTHHLRSLFVINSHSDGFSDVCVNTPFRFWKSFQLLEILYLEGVGWRDFPHSFRSLIGLRYLRIQSGTAEMVQIPGWFGHLEKLEILDAGSENLELPHTTPVMERLRYFSAAHIHGLTTMGSLKHVETLRYISVDDLLQCKSPSTCPVRELGLFLDQEREGNVLKRARVKMEEMTNLVKLELMWDLSLSIEPAMIPHLSGLTKLKLRGRMRWCPDPGVFPPNLTDLTLVETFLEEDPMTELGKLQKLEYLKLSGYACLGERMRVLRGGFLGLKGLSIKGMYFLKGIDVEEGGMPQLKLLRIQNCPDLMTTNLPQRILASLSILSSMKTV, from the exons atggAGGTGCTCGCATCAGTGGTGGAACTTCTGGGCGAAGTGCTGgtgcataaaataaatttccttCGAACAGTTCGGGGAAAGGTGGAGCTACTCAAGGACGAGCTCGAGCGCATCCAATGCTACCTCAAAGACGCCAACCAAAAGCAAGCCGACAGCGAAGGCGTCCGCAACTGGATCTCCCAGCTCCGGGAGGTTGCTCTCGACTCGAGAGACGTCGTCGAGATGTTCATCCTCAAAATCGAGAGCAAATCCCGCCTCGGAAAATACTCCACCTTCCCCAAACACATGCACTACGTCAACAAAGTCGGGAAAGAGATCGATGCCATCCAGGAACGGCTGCAGGCCATCCACAAGAACCGCGAGAACTACGGGTTAAGGGATCTTGAGGACGAGTCAGAGTCGGTTTCCGGGTCCAGAGTCGAGTCATGGCGGAGGATGCCGGTTTGGCAAAAGGACGAACACTTCGTTGGCGTCGCAGATGATATGCACAAGCTTCTTCAG GAATCGATTAATGAGGAGAGGGAAGGGCTGTCGATCGCCGTGATTGAGGGCATGGGCGGGATCGGAAAATCAACCCTTGCTCGCAAAATATACAACGATGTTTCTGGACGATTCGATTGCCGTTGCTGGGCCGTGGTTTCAAGCGGATTTGATCCGAGGGAGACGGTCAAGCAGCTTATCATGCAGTTGCCGAGGTCGCAGCGGCTGCGAGATGAAATCAGGAAAATCGAGAAGTCGACTAAAGATGCGAGGTATCTTCTTGAAAAGCTTCAAGAGATGCTCTATGAACAGCTCAAGGGGAAAACTTATTTCATAGTTCTTGATGATATTTGGGAGATAGAACATTGGGAGTCTCTCAGATATGCCTTTCCAGATAAACCAG ATAAACCAAGTAGATTACTAATCACAACTCGCAACAAGACGATTGCAAACTACGGGGACTACGCCCTTGAGATGAAGGTTCTAGGCCACGACGAGAGCTGGGAATTATTCGTGAAGAAGGCATTCATCCACGCCAAACCCCCCCAATGTCCCGAAGAACTCGAGCCCATCGGACGAGAAATCGTGGAGAAGTGCAATGGCCTGCCTCTTGCCATCACCGTGGTCGGAGGCTTACTAGTCGAACCACACACGAAGAGAAAATGGGAAGAAGTCTTAAAGCAAGTGAACTCTCATCACAAAAGATCAGAAAGCAGAATATCAACAATTTTGGAGTTGAGTTACCAAAACCTGTCTCCCCTGTTGAAATCATGCTTCTTGCGCCTCGCCTGCTTTAAGGAAGACGCAGACATCTCCGTGAAACGGCTGATCCATATATGGATTGGACACGGGCTAATCCACCATGAAGGCGGAAGAACCCTGGATGAGATTGCGAGAGGCTATTTGGATGAGTTGATCAATCGAAACATGGTTCAGATCAAGGATTTAACGCTGGATGGCCGCGTTAGAAACTGCCATTTACATGATCTTTTCCGAGAAGTGTGTTTGGAGAAAGCAAAAgatgaattagggtttgagaTCATCGAGAAGGGGAAAGGGAAGGGGAAgcaggaggaggaggaggcgaaGACGAGGATGACTAAGCCTCGTCATCGCGTTCTCTATGGTCAGAACCTCGACACTGTGTCGAGGGACCATACCCACCATCTCCGCTCTCTGTTCGTCATCAATTCCCACTCAGATGGCTTCAGCGATGTCTGTGTGAATACCCCATTCCGTTTCTGGAAGAGTTTTCAGTTGCTCGAGATACTCTACCTTGAAGGCGTTGGTTGGCGCGATTTCCCTCACTCATTCCGCTCGTTGATCGGGTTGAGGTACCTGAGAATACAGTCCGGTACCGCTGAGATGGTCCAGATCCCGGGGTGGTTCGGCCACCTTGAGAAACTCGAGATTCTCGACGCTGGGAGCGAGAATCTCGAGTTACCACACACCACTCCCGTGATGGAGCGGCTGCGCTACTTCAGCGCAGCCCACATCCACGGACTGACAACGATGGGGAGCTTGAAACACGTGGAGACTCTGAGATACATCAGCGTGGACGACTTGCTACAGTGCAAGTCTCCCTCGACCTGTCCTGTTCGAGAACTGGGTCTGTTTCTCGACcaggagagagagggaaacGTGCTCAAGAGAGCGAGGGTGAAGATGGAAGAGATGACGAATCTCGTGAAGCTGGAGCTGATGTGGGATCTATCGCTGTCGATTGAGCCAGCGATGATCCCTCATCTCTCGGGGCTCACGAAGCTGAAGCTGCGAGGAAGGATGAGGTGGTGCCCGGATCCGGGCGTGTTCCCGCCGAATCTGACGGATCTGACGCTCGTGGAGACGTTTCTGGAGGAGGATCCGATGACGGAGCTGGGAAAGCTGCAGAAGCTGGAGTACCTGAAGTTAAGTGGCTACGCGTGCTTGGGCGAGAGGATGAGAGTGTTGCGTGGGGGATTCCTCGGCCTCAAAGGGCTTTCCATTAAGGGTATGTATTTCTTGAAAGGGATTGATGTGGAAGAAGGTGGAATGCCGCAGCTGAAACTTCTACGGATCCAGAATTGCCCGGACTTGATGACTACCAATTTGCCCCAACGAATTCTTGCATCATTGTCAATATTGTCATCTATGAAGACAGTATAA
- the LOC125214018 gene encoding probable disease resistance protein RF9 isoform X1, translated as MEVLASVVELLGEVLLHKINFLRSVREKVELLKDELKRIQCYLKDANQKQADNEGIRNWISEIREVSHDSRDVIEMFILKIESKSRLGKFSSFPKHMHYVNKVGKEIDVLHHRLEAIHRSRESYGIRHLEDEADSVSRSGSKVESWRRMPIWQKDEHLVGMGGDMRKLLQVESILDEKSEGLSVAVIDGMAGIGKSTLARKVYNVVSGRFDCRCWVVVSSGFDLRETTKQLIMQLPKSARLRDEIRKIEESTKDERYLLEKLQEMLHEQLKGKTYFIVLDDVWEKEHWESMRYTFPNEQDKPSRLLITTRNKTIANYGDYALEMKVLDRVESWELFVKKAFIHTERSQPQCPEELEPIGREIVKKCNGLPLAITVVGGLLVEPHTKRRWEEVLEQVNSHHRREESRVSTILELSYQNLSHQLKSCFMCLACFKEDADIPTKRLIHIWVGHGLIRHEGRRTVDEIARDYLDELINRNMVQIKDLTLDGRVKNCHLHDLFREVCLEKAKEELGFQIIEKGEKEEAMTRTTKPRHRIIYGQNLDRLWRDQTSHLRSLFVTNSDSDSDLDRLSRDQTRHLRSLFLINSYSDGFNNHGVNTPYRFWKSFQLLEILYLEGVCWRSFPHSFRSLIGLRYLRIQSGSAEKIHIPSWFGHLEKLEVLNAASENLVLPHTTPVMERLRHFSAARVHRLTTMENLKRIETLKYISVDDLLRCTSPSTLPVRELGLFLDQKKEGNVLKRARVSMEEMANLVKLELMWDLSLSIEPAMIPHLEGLTKLKLRGRMRRCPDPSVFPPNLTDLTLVEMFLEEDPMTELGKLLKLEYLKLTGYACLGERMRVLRGGFLSLKGLSIKGMYFLKGIDVEEGGMPQLKLLKIRLCPALKTTNLPQRILASLSST; from the exons atggaggtGCTGGCATCAGTGGTGGAACTGCTGGGCGAAGTGCTGCTGCATAAGATAAATTTCCTTCGATCAGTCCGAGAAAAGGTGGAGCTACTCAAGGACGAGCTCAAGCGCATCCAATGCTACCTCAAAGACGCGAACCAAAAGCAGGCCGACAACGAAGGAATCCGCAACTGGATATCCGAGATCCGAGAGGTTTCTCACGACTCTAGAGACGTCATTGAGATGTTCATTCTCAAAATCGAGAGCAAATCCCGCCTCGGAAAGTTCTCCTCCTTCCCCAAACACATGCACTACGTCAACAAAGTCGGCAAAGAAATCGATGTCCTCCACCACCGGCTGGAGGCCATCCACAGGAGCCGCGAGAGCTACGGGATCAGGCATCTTGAGGACGAGGCAGACTCGGTCTCCAGATCCGGATCGAAGGTCGAATCATGGCGGCGGATGCCGATTTGGCAAAAGGACGAACACTTGGTTGGCATGGGAGGTGATATGCGGAAGCTGCTTCAGGTG GAATCGATTCTGGATGAGAAGAGTGAAGGGCTATCGGTTGCGGTCATTGACGGCATGGCTGGGATCGGAAAATCGACACTTGCTCGCAAAGTATACAACGTTGTTTCTGGACGATTCGATTGTCGTTGTTGGGTCGTGGTTTCAAGTGGATTTGATCTGAGGGAGACAACCAAGCAGCTGATCATGCAGTTACCAAAGTCAGCACGACTGCGAGATGAAATCAGGAAAATCGAGGAGTCGACTAAAGATGAGAGGTATCTTCTTGAAAAGCTTCAAGAGATGCTCCACGAACAGCTCAAGGGGAAAACGTATTTCATAGTTCTTGATGATGTGTGGGAGAAAGAACATTGGGAATCCATGAGATATACCTTCCCAAATGAACAAG ATAAACCAAGTAGATTACTAATCACGACTCGCAACAAGACGATTGCAAACTATGGTGACTACGCCCTTGAGATGAAGGTTCTAGACCGCGTTGAGAGCTGGGAATTGTTTGTGAAGAAGGCATTCATCCACACCGAACGCTCCCAGCCCCAATGTCCTGAAGAACTTGAGCCCATCGGCCGTGAAATCGTGAAGAAGTGCAACGGCCTGCCTCTTGCCATCACCGTGGTTGGAGGCTTACTAGTTGAACCACACACGAAGAGAAGATGGGAAGAAGTCTTAGAGCAAGTGAACTCTCATCACAGAAGGGAAGAAAGCAGAGTATCGACAATTTTGGAGTTAAGTTACCAAAACTTGTCTCACCAGTTGAAATCATGCTTCATGTGCCTTGCCTGCTTCAAGGAAGATGCTGACATCCCCACAAAAAGGCTGATTCATATATGGGTTGGACACGGGCTAATCCGTCATGAAGGGAGAAGAACTGTGGATGAGATCGCAAGAGACTATTTAGACGAATTGATCAATCGAAACATGGTTCAAATCAAGGATTTAACATTGGATGGCCGTGTTAAAAACTGCCATTTACATGATCTTTTCCGAGAAGTATGTTTGGAGAAAGCGAAAGAGGAATTAGGGTTTCAGATCATCGAGAAAGGAGAGAAGGAGGAGGCGATGACAAGGACGACAAAGCCACGTCATCGCATCATCTATGGTCAGAACCTCGACAGGCTATGGAGGGATCAGACCAGCCATCTCCGCTCTCTCTTTGTCACCAACTCCGACTCCGACTCCGACCTTGACAGGCTATCGAGGGATCAGACCCGCCATCTCCGCTCTCTCTTCCTCATCAATTCCTACTCTGATGGCTTCAACAATCACGGTGTGAATACACCATACCGTTTCTGGAAGAGTTTTCAGTTGCTCGAGATACTCTACCTAGAAGGTGTTTGTTGGCGGAGTTTCCCTCACTCGTTCCGCTCGTTGATCGGGCTGAGGTACCTAAGAATACAGTCCGGATCCGCTGAGAAGATCCACATCCCGAGCTGGTTCGGCCACCTCGAAAAACTCGAGGTTCTCAACGCCGCGAGCGAGAACCTCGTGTTACCGCACACCACTCCCGTGATGGAGCGGCTGCGCCACTTCAGCGCAGCTCGCGTCCACCGACTAACAACCATGGAAAACTTGAAACGCATCGAGACTTTGAAATACATCAGCGTCGACGACTTGCTACGGTGCACGTCTCCCTCGACCCTTCCTGTTCGAGAACTGGGTCTCTTTCTCGACCAGAAGAAAGAGGGAAACGTGCTCAAGAGAGCGAGGGTGTCGATGGAAGAGATGGCGAATCTCGTGAAACTGGAGCTGATGTGGGATCTGTCGCTGTCGATCGAGCCAGCGATGATCCCTCATCTCGAGGGGCTCACGAAGCTGAAGCTGCGAGGCAGGATGAGGAGGTGCCCGGATCCGTCAGTGTTCCCCCCGAATCTGACGGATCTGACGCTCGTGGAGATGTTTCTAGAGGAGGATCCGATGACGGAGCTGGGAAAGCTGCTGAAGCTGGAGTACCTGAAGTTAACTGGCTACGCGTGCTTGGGCGAGAGGATGAGAGTGTTGCGTGGGGGATTCCTCAGCCTCAAAGGGCTTTCCATTAAGGGTATGTATTTCTTGAAAGGGATCGATGTGGAAGAAGGTGGAATGCCGCAACTCAAACTTCTGAAGATCCGGCTTTGCCCTGCCTTGAAGACTACCAATTTGCCCCAACGAATTCTTGCATCATTGTCATCTACATGA
- the LOC125214018 gene encoding probable disease resistance protein RF9 isoform X2, whose amino-acid sequence MEVLASVVELLGEVLLHKINFLRSVREKVELLKDELKRIQCYLKDANQKQADNEGIRNWISEIREVSHDSRDVIEMFILKIESKSRLGKFSSFPKHMHYVNKVGKEIDVLHHRLEAIHRSRESYGIRHLEDEADSVSRSGSKVESWRRMPIWQKDEHLVGMGGDMRKLLQESILDEKSEGLSVAVIDGMAGIGKSTLARKVYNVVSGRFDCRCWVVVSSGFDLRETTKQLIMQLPKSARLRDEIRKIEESTKDERYLLEKLQEMLHEQLKGKTYFIVLDDVWEKEHWESMRYTFPNEQDKPSRLLITTRNKTIANYGDYALEMKVLDRVESWELFVKKAFIHTERSQPQCPEELEPIGREIVKKCNGLPLAITVVGGLLVEPHTKRRWEEVLEQVNSHHRREESRVSTILELSYQNLSHQLKSCFMCLACFKEDADIPTKRLIHIWVGHGLIRHEGRRTVDEIARDYLDELINRNMVQIKDLTLDGRVKNCHLHDLFREVCLEKAKEELGFQIIEKGEKEEAMTRTTKPRHRIIYGQNLDRLWRDQTSHLRSLFVTNSDSDSDLDRLSRDQTRHLRSLFLINSYSDGFNNHGVNTPYRFWKSFQLLEILYLEGVCWRSFPHSFRSLIGLRYLRIQSGSAEKIHIPSWFGHLEKLEVLNAASENLVLPHTTPVMERLRHFSAARVHRLTTMENLKRIETLKYISVDDLLRCTSPSTLPVRELGLFLDQKKEGNVLKRARVSMEEMANLVKLELMWDLSLSIEPAMIPHLEGLTKLKLRGRMRRCPDPSVFPPNLTDLTLVEMFLEEDPMTELGKLLKLEYLKLTGYACLGERMRVLRGGFLSLKGLSIKGMYFLKGIDVEEGGMPQLKLLKIRLCPALKTTNLPQRILASLSST is encoded by the exons atggaggtGCTGGCATCAGTGGTGGAACTGCTGGGCGAAGTGCTGCTGCATAAGATAAATTTCCTTCGATCAGTCCGAGAAAAGGTGGAGCTACTCAAGGACGAGCTCAAGCGCATCCAATGCTACCTCAAAGACGCGAACCAAAAGCAGGCCGACAACGAAGGAATCCGCAACTGGATATCCGAGATCCGAGAGGTTTCTCACGACTCTAGAGACGTCATTGAGATGTTCATTCTCAAAATCGAGAGCAAATCCCGCCTCGGAAAGTTCTCCTCCTTCCCCAAACACATGCACTACGTCAACAAAGTCGGCAAAGAAATCGATGTCCTCCACCACCGGCTGGAGGCCATCCACAGGAGCCGCGAGAGCTACGGGATCAGGCATCTTGAGGACGAGGCAGACTCGGTCTCCAGATCCGGATCGAAGGTCGAATCATGGCGGCGGATGCCGATTTGGCAAAAGGACGAACACTTGGTTGGCATGGGAGGTGATATGCGGAAGCTGCTTCAG GAATCGATTCTGGATGAGAAGAGTGAAGGGCTATCGGTTGCGGTCATTGACGGCATGGCTGGGATCGGAAAATCGACACTTGCTCGCAAAGTATACAACGTTGTTTCTGGACGATTCGATTGTCGTTGTTGGGTCGTGGTTTCAAGTGGATTTGATCTGAGGGAGACAACCAAGCAGCTGATCATGCAGTTACCAAAGTCAGCACGACTGCGAGATGAAATCAGGAAAATCGAGGAGTCGACTAAAGATGAGAGGTATCTTCTTGAAAAGCTTCAAGAGATGCTCCACGAACAGCTCAAGGGGAAAACGTATTTCATAGTTCTTGATGATGTGTGGGAGAAAGAACATTGGGAATCCATGAGATATACCTTCCCAAATGAACAAG ATAAACCAAGTAGATTACTAATCACGACTCGCAACAAGACGATTGCAAACTATGGTGACTACGCCCTTGAGATGAAGGTTCTAGACCGCGTTGAGAGCTGGGAATTGTTTGTGAAGAAGGCATTCATCCACACCGAACGCTCCCAGCCCCAATGTCCTGAAGAACTTGAGCCCATCGGCCGTGAAATCGTGAAGAAGTGCAACGGCCTGCCTCTTGCCATCACCGTGGTTGGAGGCTTACTAGTTGAACCACACACGAAGAGAAGATGGGAAGAAGTCTTAGAGCAAGTGAACTCTCATCACAGAAGGGAAGAAAGCAGAGTATCGACAATTTTGGAGTTAAGTTACCAAAACTTGTCTCACCAGTTGAAATCATGCTTCATGTGCCTTGCCTGCTTCAAGGAAGATGCTGACATCCCCACAAAAAGGCTGATTCATATATGGGTTGGACACGGGCTAATCCGTCATGAAGGGAGAAGAACTGTGGATGAGATCGCAAGAGACTATTTAGACGAATTGATCAATCGAAACATGGTTCAAATCAAGGATTTAACATTGGATGGCCGTGTTAAAAACTGCCATTTACATGATCTTTTCCGAGAAGTATGTTTGGAGAAAGCGAAAGAGGAATTAGGGTTTCAGATCATCGAGAAAGGAGAGAAGGAGGAGGCGATGACAAGGACGACAAAGCCACGTCATCGCATCATCTATGGTCAGAACCTCGACAGGCTATGGAGGGATCAGACCAGCCATCTCCGCTCTCTCTTTGTCACCAACTCCGACTCCGACTCCGACCTTGACAGGCTATCGAGGGATCAGACCCGCCATCTCCGCTCTCTCTTCCTCATCAATTCCTACTCTGATGGCTTCAACAATCACGGTGTGAATACACCATACCGTTTCTGGAAGAGTTTTCAGTTGCTCGAGATACTCTACCTAGAAGGTGTTTGTTGGCGGAGTTTCCCTCACTCGTTCCGCTCGTTGATCGGGCTGAGGTACCTAAGAATACAGTCCGGATCCGCTGAGAAGATCCACATCCCGAGCTGGTTCGGCCACCTCGAAAAACTCGAGGTTCTCAACGCCGCGAGCGAGAACCTCGTGTTACCGCACACCACTCCCGTGATGGAGCGGCTGCGCCACTTCAGCGCAGCTCGCGTCCACCGACTAACAACCATGGAAAACTTGAAACGCATCGAGACTTTGAAATACATCAGCGTCGACGACTTGCTACGGTGCACGTCTCCCTCGACCCTTCCTGTTCGAGAACTGGGTCTCTTTCTCGACCAGAAGAAAGAGGGAAACGTGCTCAAGAGAGCGAGGGTGTCGATGGAAGAGATGGCGAATCTCGTGAAACTGGAGCTGATGTGGGATCTGTCGCTGTCGATCGAGCCAGCGATGATCCCTCATCTCGAGGGGCTCACGAAGCTGAAGCTGCGAGGCAGGATGAGGAGGTGCCCGGATCCGTCAGTGTTCCCCCCGAATCTGACGGATCTGACGCTCGTGGAGATGTTTCTAGAGGAGGATCCGATGACGGAGCTGGGAAAGCTGCTGAAGCTGGAGTACCTGAAGTTAACTGGCTACGCGTGCTTGGGCGAGAGGATGAGAGTGTTGCGTGGGGGATTCCTCAGCCTCAAAGGGCTTTCCATTAAGGGTATGTATTTCTTGAAAGGGATCGATGTGGAAGAAGGTGGAATGCCGCAACTCAAACTTCTGAAGATCCGGCTTTGCCCTGCCTTGAAGACTACCAATTTGCCCCAACGAATTCTTGCATCATTGTCATCTACATGA